In Prochlorococcus marinus str. MIT 1214, one DNA window encodes the following:
- the ribH gene encoding 6,7-dimethyl-8-ribityllumazine synthase produces the protein MTTIEGTFTGASNLRIAIVIARFNDLITNKILSGCLDCLSRHGIDTSQTSPQLDIAWVPGSFELPLVSQALARKGKYDVVITLGAVIRGDTPHFDVVVSEASKGIANVSRETGVPIIFGVLTTDTMQQALERAGIKNNLGWSYALQALEMGSLMKAIS, from the coding sequence ATGACCACCATCGAAGGTACTTTTACAGGTGCATCAAATTTAAGAATTGCTATTGTCATAGCAAGGTTTAATGATTTGATTACTAATAAAATTTTAAGTGGTTGTTTGGATTGTTTATCAAGACATGGAATTGATACTTCACAGACAAGTCCTCAATTGGATATTGCTTGGGTTCCAGGTTCTTTCGAACTGCCGCTGGTTTCACAAGCTTTAGCTCGGAAAGGTAAATATGATGTGGTTATAACTCTTGGAGCTGTTATCAGAGGAGATACTCCTCACTTTGATGTCGTGGTTTCAGAAGCTAGTAAAGGAATTGCTAATGTTTCAAGGGAAACAGGAGTTCCAATCATTTTTGGGGTTCTCACTACTGATACTATGCAACAGGCGCTTGAGAGGGCTGGGATAAAAAATAATTTAGGTTGGAGTTACGCTCTTCAAGCGTTAGAGATGGGATCTCTGATGAAGGCTATAAGTTGA
- a CDS encoding GNAT family N-acetyltransferase, which produces MKGLSLVKHAPTAPGLRLLGMGARFQPTNGLVKLQSFLNENTFWARGRNKKQICTMLYQSTVVVSLWNQTKLIGFGRATSDLVFRAVLWDIVIASDHQGLGMGKLILEAILTNKKIKSVEKIYLMTTNSAEFYKQLGFTSNHNQSLLILNQNEL; this is translated from the coding sequence ATGAAAGGACTTTCACTAGTCAAACATGCTCCCACAGCTCCTGGTCTGCGTCTATTAGGAATGGGAGCTAGGTTTCAACCAACAAATGGCCTCGTAAAACTTCAATCGTTTCTCAATGAAAACACTTTTTGGGCTAGGGGAAGAAATAAAAAACAAATTTGCACAATGCTCTATCAAAGCACAGTAGTTGTAAGCCTTTGGAATCAGACTAAATTAATTGGATTTGGACGGGCAACTAGTGATCTTGTTTTTAGAGCTGTACTGTGGGATATAGTTATTGCATCAGATCATCAAGGTCTTGGTATGGGGAAATTAATATTAGAAGCAATTTTAACAAATAAAAAGATTAAATCTGTTGAAAAGATTTACTTGATGACAACTAATAGTGCTGAATTTTACAAGCAATTAGGATTCACTAGCAACCATAATCAATCTTTGCTAATACTAAATCAAAATGAATTATGA
- a CDS encoding aspartate kinase: MALLVQKFGGTSLGSIERIKAVAQRIQSIKEQGNDLVVVVSAMGHATDQLTQLASEITVDPPHREMDMLLSTGEQVSISLLTMALKELGTQAISLTGTQAGIITESAHGRARILEIRTERIKNLLDQGKTLVIAGFQGTSLGIGGIDEITTLGRGGSDTSAVALAASLEAEKCEIYTDVPGVLTTDPRIVKNAQLMESISCDEMLELASLGAAVLHPRAVEIARNFGVTLVVKSSWDNLEGTTLTSKKNHIFSKCGIEHRSPVDGLELVENQAVVALSNIPDRPGIAADLFESLSEGGVNVDLIIQATHQLDSNDITFTIAEHELIKAQAQCKKFITTVGGEISSQKNLTKLSIYGAGIMGRPGIASSLFQTLSDAGINIRLIATSEVKVSCVIDAALGKKALRSVGEVFKLVEKQMTLNPMIENNNEPEVRGIALDKDQIQISVKNVPDKPGIACTLCSTLAEKNISLDTIVQSERNNKNHTKDISFTLKKSDKKHAKYALEELLSNWKGSKLEEGESIVRISAVGSGMPFTKGTAGKMFRALANQKINIEMIATSEIRTTCIISEKYGEQALKEIHSCFKLGKNES, translated from the coding sequence ATGGCCCTGCTGGTTCAAAAATTTGGCGGCACCTCTCTAGGAAGCATTGAGCGAATAAAAGCTGTCGCACAAAGGATCCAATCTATTAAAGAGCAAGGAAATGATCTAGTTGTTGTTGTGTCGGCCATGGGACATGCAACTGATCAATTAACACAGCTGGCTTCAGAAATAACTGTTGATCCTCCTCATAGAGAGATGGATATGCTTTTATCAACTGGAGAACAGGTTTCAATATCATTATTAACAATGGCCCTGAAAGAATTGGGGACACAAGCAATCTCATTAACTGGAACCCAAGCTGGAATTATTACAGAATCAGCTCATGGAAGAGCTCGAATACTAGAGATAAGAACAGAAAGAATAAAAAATCTTTTAGATCAAGGCAAAACATTAGTCATTGCTGGATTCCAAGGAACCAGTCTTGGCATAGGAGGTATTGATGAAATCACAACACTAGGAAGAGGAGGATCAGATACTTCTGCAGTAGCTTTAGCAGCATCTCTGGAAGCTGAAAAATGTGAAATTTATACCGATGTTCCTGGCGTATTAACAACTGATCCAAGAATTGTTAAAAATGCACAATTAATGGAAAGTATTAGTTGTGATGAGATGTTAGAACTGGCAAGTCTTGGAGCTGCTGTTTTGCATCCTCGCGCAGTAGAAATAGCAAGGAATTTCGGCGTAACCCTTGTAGTCAAGTCAAGTTGGGACAATCTTGAGGGAACGACTCTAACTAGTAAAAAGAATCATATTTTTTCAAAATGTGGGATAGAACATCGTAGTCCTGTTGACGGATTAGAACTTGTTGAGAATCAAGCAGTGGTAGCTCTATCTAATATTCCAGATCGTCCAGGAATTGCTGCTGATCTTTTTGAATCTTTATCGGAAGGCGGAGTAAATGTTGATCTTATTATTCAAGCGACACACCAATTAGACTCTAATGATATTACTTTTACTATCGCAGAACATGAATTAATTAAGGCACAAGCTCAATGCAAAAAATTCATTACTACTGTTGGCGGTGAAATATCTTCTCAAAAAAATCTGACGAAACTGAGTATTTATGGGGCTGGGATAATGGGGAGACCTGGAATAGCATCATCTCTGTTCCAAACTCTATCTGATGCTGGTATTAATATACGACTTATAGCCACTAGTGAAGTTAAGGTAAGTTGTGTTATTGATGCAGCATTAGGGAAAAAAGCACTTCGTAGCGTCGGAGAGGTTTTCAAACTTGTTGAGAAACAAATGACTCTTAATCCTATGATTGAAAATAACAACGAACCAGAAGTAAGAGGCATAGCTTTAGATAAGGATCAAATCCAAATCAGCGTGAAAAATGTTCCAGACAAGCCAGGGATTGCCTGTACGTTGTGTTCAACATTAGCTGAGAAAAATATCAGCCTAGATACAATAGTTCAATCAGAAAGGAATAATAAGAATCACACTAAAGATATTAGTTTCACATTAAAAAAAAGTGATAAAAAACACGCTAAATATGCTTTAGAGGAATTGCTATCCAATTGGAAGGGCTCAAAACTTGAAGAAGGAGAATCAATAGTTCGAATTAGCGCAGTAGGCTCTGGAATGCCTTTCACAAAAGGAACCGCTGGTAAAATGTTTAGAGCACTGGCAAATCAAAAAATAAATATCGAAATGATAGCTACGAGTGAAATCAGAACGACTTGTATTATCTCAGAGAAATATGGTGAACAAGCATTAAAGGAAATTCATTCTTGCTTTAAATTAGGAAAGAATGAAAGCTAA
- the holA gene encoding DNA polymerase III subunit delta has translation MPIHLIWGDDYEACNREIEEIIKTVIDPSWKSFNYSQIDGNDPKQNLRALEEVQSAPFGSGGRVVLVRRSPFCNGCSIELATKLEQTIKLIPDKTHLILNNSNKPDKRLKTTKLIEKNILSNTFSEEKNFNLPLPWDINGQRKLVKNISHRLNLKINYETIDLIVESIGNDSSLINTELQKLTLLSEAVNKKSNINEPQEISKELVQKLIQNNSTNALEIASLLLNGERIIALNKIQSLLKNGEPALRLITTLTGQSRGWIWVHLLDSHGNQDVKEMAKLAGIANPKRIFIIRKQIQGKSLQTLLELMKKLLLIEASIKSGTYPIDSFKDNLLTESKIMTNN, from the coding sequence ATGCCAATACATTTAATATGGGGAGATGATTATGAAGCCTGTAACAGGGAAATAGAAGAAATAATTAAAACAGTTATTGATCCATCATGGAAAAGTTTTAATTACAGTCAAATCGATGGAAATGATCCAAAACAAAATCTTAGAGCACTTGAAGAAGTTCAAAGTGCTCCTTTCGGAAGCGGAGGAAGAGTTGTACTAGTTAGAAGAAGCCCGTTTTGTAATGGGTGCTCTATTGAGCTCGCTACTAAACTGGAACAAACAATTAAATTAATTCCTGATAAAACACATCTAATTTTAAATAATTCAAATAAACCAGATAAAAGACTAAAAACTACTAAATTAATTGAAAAAAACATATTATCAAATACCTTTTCAGAGGAAAAAAATTTTAATCTTCCACTGCCTTGGGATATCAATGGACAACGAAAATTAGTTAAAAATATATCACATAGATTAAATCTAAAAATTAACTATGAAACAATTGATTTAATAGTAGAAAGTATAGGAAACGATAGCTCATTAATTAATACTGAACTTCAAAAACTCACATTATTATCAGAGGCAGTTAATAAAAAATCAAATATTAATGAACCACAAGAAATCTCCAAAGAATTAGTCCAAAAATTAATTCAAAATAATTCCACAAATGCACTTGAAATTGCCAGTTTACTGCTTAACGGTGAAAGAATTATAGCTCTAAATAAAATTCAATCCTTACTTAAAAATGGAGAACCAGCTTTAAGGTTAATTACAACATTGACCGGTCAATCAAGAGGATGGATTTGGGTACATCTCTTAGATTCCCATGGAAATCAAGACGTCAAAGAAATGGCCAAACTTGCTGGGATTGCCAATCCAAAACGTATTTTTATAATCCGAAAACAAATTCAAGGTAAATCTTTGCAAACATTACTTGAATTGATGAAAAAGCTTTTACTTATTGAAGCCTCAATAAAATCAGGAACCTATCCAATCGATTCTTTTAAAGATAATCTGCTAACAGAAAGTAAAATTATGACTAATAACTGA
- the psbZ gene encoding photosystem II reaction center protein PsbZ has translation MLAINSIVANALLFSSLLLVIGVPVFYMTQTNPEDNRNPNIKKIEILAGVWFHLVLLQALVGEYITHQMSV, from the coding sequence ATGCTGGCTATTAATTCTATCGTCGCGAACGCACTTTTATTCTCTTCACTTCTTTTGGTAATTGGTGTTCCGGTCTTTTATATGACCCAAACTAATCCAGAAGACAATAGAAACCCAAACATTAAAAAGATTGAGATTCTTGCAGGTGTTTGGTTCCATTTGGTTCTACTTCAAGCATTAGTAGGTGAATACATCACTCATCAAATGAGTGTATAA
- the mutS gene encoding DNA mismatch repair protein MutS, with product MAASQNPIQGSLFGEKKLVETNEVQQTNTSNTSNENLSNQQLKDDAALRPRIKKTSKNANPNIDQEEFSSSKIEGPKWSHHNLPNIDDLTPALRHYVELKIDNPDRVLLYRLGDFFECFFEDAITLSKLLEITLTSKEGGKKIGKVPMAGIPHHASDRYCSELIKKGLSIAICDQLEAAPAKGNKLIKRGITKLITPGTILEEGMLRAKQNNWLVSVLIESKSNPEIINWALAKIDVSTGEFIVQEGKEINNLRQELIKLKAAEVISEKTSISNKSWHEGLIDITEFNQTLFSTLEAETTIKNHYCLNSIHGLGIHPDSLSIRTVGGLIAYLNKTHPNLDNDLKNEIKTNVCIDFPQLKNSKIGLIIDNQTRKNLELTTTQKNGKFHGSLLWAIDKTLTAMGGRCIRSWLEEPLTDVYAIQNRQKIINLLVKSSTLRRKIRAVLRSMGDLERLSGRAGAQQAGARDLIAIAEGINRLPILQKFLHDPIFKESKYFDSLLNLDKELTEIASKITNEIIDNPPLSLSEGGIIYDGINPILDGLRNQLDDHNSWLASQELQERKNSNINNLKLQYHRSFGYFLAVSKAKSINVPNHWIRRQTLTNEERFVTPGLKEREGKIFQVRARISQVEYEIFCKLRTMTGNRSNIIRKAAKAISYLDVLSGLAELAATNNYIQPNIIISDNPEKSRKISIIGGRHPVVEQILNDKVFVPNDIDLGSKTDLIILSGPNASGKSCYLRQIGILQIMTQMGSWIPAKAADIGIADQIFTRVGAVDDLASGQSTFMVEMIETAFILNKATDKSLVLLDEIGRGTSTFDGLSIAWSVSEFLAKKIKSRSIFATHYHELNQISEYIDNVENYQVIVQYKNNSLSFLHKVKRGGTNKSYGIEAARLAGVPKEVVNNAKNILNNLEKNSSNNIKIIQPMKN from the coding sequence ATGGCTGCCAGCCAAAACCCTATACAAGGCAGTCTATTTGGAGAAAAAAAGCTGGTTGAAACCAATGAAGTTCAACAAACCAATACTTCAAACACCTCTAACGAAAATCTTTCAAATCAACAATTGAAAGATGATGCCGCACTGAGACCTCGTATAAAAAAAACTTCTAAAAATGCAAATCCAAATATTGATCAAGAGGAGTTTTCAAGTTCAAAAATTGAAGGACCAAAATGGTCTCATCATAATTTGCCAAATATTGATGATCTCACTCCTGCATTAAGGCACTATGTAGAACTAAAGATAGACAATCCCGACAGAGTTTTACTTTACAGGCTTGGAGATTTCTTCGAATGTTTCTTTGAAGATGCAATCACACTTTCAAAACTTCTAGAAATCACTCTCACGAGTAAAGAGGGTGGGAAAAAAATTGGGAAAGTCCCAATGGCTGGAATCCCTCACCACGCATCTGATCGTTATTGCTCAGAACTCATTAAAAAAGGTTTATCAATTGCTATATGTGATCAACTTGAAGCTGCTCCAGCAAAAGGCAATAAATTAATAAAAAGAGGCATCACTAAATTAATAACCCCTGGAACCATTCTAGAAGAAGGGATGTTAAGAGCCAAACAAAATAATTGGTTAGTTTCTGTTCTAATAGAATCAAAATCTAACCCAGAAATAATCAACTGGGCTTTAGCAAAGATAGATGTTAGTACTGGTGAATTTATTGTACAAGAAGGGAAAGAGATTAACAATTTACGTCAAGAATTAATAAAATTAAAAGCTGCTGAAGTTATCTCAGAAAAAACATCAATTTCGAATAAAAGTTGGCATGAAGGATTAATAGATATAACAGAATTTAATCAAACATTATTTTCCACATTAGAAGCTGAGACAACTATTAAAAATCATTATTGTTTAAATAGTATTCATGGATTAGGTATACATCCAGATTCTCTATCAATTAGAACAGTTGGAGGATTAATTGCATATTTAAATAAAACTCACCCAAATTTAGATAATGACTTAAAAAATGAAATAAAAACAAATGTATGTATTGATTTTCCTCAATTGAAAAATAGTAAAATAGGGCTAATTATAGATAATCAAACACGAAAAAATTTAGAACTTACTACAACACAAAAAAATGGAAAATTTCATGGATCATTACTTTGGGCAATTGATAAAACATTAACTGCTATGGGGGGGCGATGTATTAGAAGTTGGTTAGAAGAACCCTTAACAGATGTTTATGCTATTCAAAATAGACAAAAAATAATTAATTTACTAGTCAAATCATCGACATTAAGAAGAAAAATTAGAGCAGTTCTAAGATCTATGGGTGATTTAGAACGTTTATCAGGCAGAGCAGGCGCTCAACAAGCGGGAGCACGAGATCTAATTGCTATTGCAGAGGGAATTAATCGTTTACCTATCCTGCAAAAATTTCTGCATGATCCAATATTTAAAGAATCAAAGTATTTCGACTCTCTACTAAATTTAGATAAAGAATTAACAGAAATTGCTTCAAAGATTACTAATGAAATTATAGATAATCCACCTCTAAGTCTATCAGAAGGTGGCATAATTTATGATGGTATAAATCCTATACTTGATGGGCTGCGGAATCAACTAGATGATCATAATTCATGGCTAGCCTCTCAAGAGTTACAGGAGAGAAAGAACAGTAATATAAATAATTTAAAACTTCAATATCATCGATCTTTCGGATACTTTTTAGCGGTCAGCAAAGCAAAGTCTATCAATGTTCCAAATCACTGGATAAGAAGACAAACCTTAACTAACGAAGAGCGTTTTGTTACACCTGGGTTAAAAGAAAGAGAAGGAAAAATATTTCAAGTGAGAGCAAGAATATCTCAAGTTGAATATGAAATTTTTTGTAAGCTTCGAACCATGACTGGAAATAGATCAAATATTATTAGAAAAGCAGCAAAGGCAATTTCTTACTTAGATGTTTTATCTGGACTAGCCGAACTAGCAGCAACTAATAACTATATTCAACCAAATATAATTATTAGTGATAATCCAGAAAAATCAAGAAAAATATCTATCATAGGCGGGCGCCATCCTGTGGTTGAGCAAATTCTAAATGATAAAGTTTTCGTTCCAAACGATATTGATCTTGGTTCTAAGACTGATCTCATAATTCTTTCAGGGCCGAATGCAAGTGGAAAAAGTTGTTACTTAAGACAAATAGGTATTTTGCAAATTATGACTCAAATGGGTAGCTGGATCCCTGCCAAAGCAGCAGATATTGGGATCGCTGATCAAATTTTTACTCGTGTTGGAGCAGTAGATGATTTAGCTTCAGGACAATCAACCTTTATGGTTGAAATGATTGAAACAGCTTTCATACTTAATAAAGCGACCGATAAATCATTAGTTTTATTAGATGAGATTGGACGAGGAACATCTACTTTTGATGGTTTATCTATTGCCTGGTCAGTTAGCGAATTTTTAGCAAAAAAAATAAAGAGTCGTTCAATATTTGCAACTCATTATCATGAATTGAATCAGATTTCTGAATATATTGATAATGTAGAAAATTATCAAGTTATTGTCCAATATAAAAATAATTCACTTTCTTTCCTTCACAAAGTTAAAAGAGGAGGGACAAATAAAAGTTATGGAATTGAAGCTGCTCGCCTTGCGGGAGTGCCTAAAGAAGTGGTTAATAATGCAAAGAATATTTTAAATAATCTTGAGAAAAATAGCTCCAATAATATTAAAATTATCCAACCAATGAAAAACTGA
- a CDS encoding precorrin-8X methylmutase: MKIPEHPIFLESVNYIRSNLGFTGLDQVQQSILERIIHSSGDFSLQSCLRFSHSACEDAINALQNGAKILTDTYMAEAAISPMAKRTLNSDIQCILGMAPITLESTLTTKSAIGMRNIWLDFEQKENLLNAPLVVIGSSPTALISLLDLVESGHTRPSLIVGMPVGFIGVSESKSRLLNSDCPYIVLEGSKGGASLAAATTNALLRAAEN, encoded by the coding sequence GTGAAAATACCTGAGCATCCAATTTTTCTAGAAAGTGTTAATTATATTAGATCTAATCTTGGTTTTACAGGGCTTGACCAGGTTCAGCAATCAATTTTAGAACGGATTATTCATTCAAGTGGTGATTTCAGCTTGCAGTCATGTCTTAGGTTTAGTCATAGTGCTTGTGAGGATGCTATTAATGCGTTGCAGAATGGCGCAAAGATTTTGACTGATACTTATATGGCTGAGGCTGCAATATCTCCCATGGCTAAAAGGACTTTAAATTCAGATATTCAATGCATTTTAGGCATGGCTCCTATTACTCTTGAGTCAACTTTGACTACTAAAAGTGCCATCGGCATGAGAAATATTTGGTTGGATTTTGAGCAGAAGGAGAACTTATTAAATGCTCCGTTGGTTGTTATTGGCAGTTCTCCAACAGCTTTAATTTCTTTATTAGATCTTGTTGAATCTGGTCATACAAGACCAAGTTTAATTGTTGGAATGCCCGTAGGATTTATAGGTGTTTCTGAGAGTAAAAGTCGATTATTGAATAGTGATTGTCCATATATTGTCTTGGAGGGTTCTAAAGGAGGAGCATCTTTAGCAGCAGCTACTACCAATGCCTTATTGAGAGCCGCTGAAAATTAA
- a CDS encoding glycosyltransferase has translation MGIELADSINSKEKPLSHLRVAFTAIDLEQAEHRGIAYLSKALISSLSDLGAEVYLITGFYGQRLNPLMKSSMSAQSVREVDCADILDQFCDPKNRMNKIKRESDFEEDLITKFVNKCIKLKSGSRQTIKLLFSVLRFYICRGKFSGRLINLYNYENSPYFGQERVSYLSKISGFLSIRDIYHLCTLRSKRLLPKSPSIDLRKSKIDLLITSCPLSIDVIRNTKKNSSILQIIMDFIPLSFSKHPDHPFDFYNRLKDAMRTKSCFISKTSRDKVCLLLEKSHSFDYQNIIYPLPSLNIDKLNLASKVKNLRGLKNKFILFNSSVVPRKNLHFLINIFKNSELASQDFDLCIAGKLHDDQYGDDIKKMCEGDASIKLLDYVDENEKAWLFLNAYAFVSPSCVEGFGIPVLDAAALGLRVIASDIPSHKEIADLVDANQSFQLLDLSNIDKWIYEFNLLNTLDLCMEEEIKFRISKFQSCFKFLKDGFDKTIVDLLL, from the coding sequence ATGGGTATTGAATTGGCTGATTCGATTAATTCCAAAGAAAAGCCGCTCTCCCATTTGCGAGTAGCATTTACCGCTATTGATCTTGAACAGGCAGAGCATCGAGGAATTGCATATTTATCCAAAGCTTTAATAAGTTCTTTATCTGATCTTGGAGCAGAAGTTTATTTAATAACTGGATTTTATGGTCAACGATTGAACCCATTAATGAAATCTTCCATGAGTGCACAGTCAGTAAGAGAAGTTGACTGTGCAGATATTCTGGATCAATTTTGTGATCCTAAAAATCGAATGAATAAAATAAAGAGAGAATCTGATTTTGAAGAAGATTTAATTACGAAATTTGTAAATAAGTGTATAAAGTTAAAAAGCGGATCTCGTCAGACGATCAAGTTGTTATTTTCTGTATTAAGATTTTATATCTGTAGAGGTAAATTTTCAGGACGATTAATAAACTTATATAACTATGAGAATAGTCCTTATTTTGGACAAGAAAGAGTAAGCTATCTTTCAAAAATATCAGGTTTCTTATCTATTAGAGATATTTATCATCTATGCACTTTAAGAAGTAAAAGACTTTTACCTAAGTCTCCAAGTATTGACTTAAGAAAGTCAAAAATAGATTTATTGATTACATCTTGTCCATTAAGTATTGATGTGATAAGGAATACAAAAAAAAATTCTAGTATCCTACAGATTATTATGGATTTTATACCACTTTCTTTTTCAAAACATCCTGATCATCCATTCGACTTTTATAATCGATTGAAAGATGCTATGCGGACTAAAAGTTGCTTTATTTCCAAAACCTCTAGAGATAAAGTATGCTTACTACTAGAAAAATCCCATTCTTTTGATTATCAAAATATAATATATCCACTGCCATCATTAAATATAGACAAGTTAAATTTAGCTAGTAAAGTTAAGAATTTAAGAGGTCTTAAAAATAAATTTATTTTGTTCAATTCTTCAGTTGTTCCACGGAAGAATCTTCATTTTTTAATAAATATATTTAAAAATAGTGAGCTTGCTAGTCAGGATTTTGATTTATGTATAGCTGGCAAGCTTCATGATGATCAATATGGTGACGATATTAAGAAAATGTGTGAAGGAGATGCCAGTATTAAATTATTAGATTATGTAGATGAAAATGAAAAGGCGTGGTTATTTTTAAATGCTTACGCTTTTGTTTCACCATCATGTGTTGAGGGCTTTGGAATTCCAGTTTTGGATGCTGCCGCTCTTGGTTTGAGAGTTATTGCTAGTGATATTCCCTCTCACAAAGAGATCGCAGATCTTGTTGACGCAAATCAGAGTTTCCAGCTACTGGACCTTTCTAATATTGATAAATGGATTTATGAATTTAATCTATTAAATACTTTAGATTTGTGCATGGAAGAAGAAATTAAGTTCCGTATTTCCAAGTTTCAATCTTGTTTTAAATTTTTAAAGGATGGTTTCGATAAAACTATTGTAGATTTATTACTTTAG